A single window of Dromaius novaehollandiae isolate bDroNov1 chromosome 33, bDroNov1.hap1, whole genome shotgun sequence DNA harbors:
- the GADD45GIP1 gene encoding large ribosomal subunit protein mL64, whose protein sequence is MAAPLRRALAALALGPVPARGYRAAPLRRSLGGPYRPDPADPRTPPWQLEPRYEARLFGRFGAASGVAAARLWPDPERLRELEAEEREWCPALRDMEAALELRERQEEQRRAERARRVAAALAALPAQMAAWRQRREEAAARQRGGARGGAAAGGGPRARALQEEQERQRRRQDKRQRRQRRQEEARQALAAAREAAAPAPPPVAP, encoded by the exons atggcggcgcccttgcggcgggcgctggcggcgctgGCGCTGGGCCCGGTCCCGGCGCGCGGGTACCGAGCGGCGCCGCTGCGGCGCAGCCTGGGCGGCCCGTACCGGCCCGACCCCGCGGACCCGCGGACGCCGCCGTGGCAGCTGGAGCCGCGCTACGAGGCGCGGCTCTTCGGGCGCTTCGGGGCGGCGtcgggggtggcggcggcgcggctgtgGCCGGACCCCGAGCGGCTGCGGGAGCTGGAGGCCGAGGAGCGCGAGTGGTGCCCGGCGCTGCGCGACATGGAGGCGGCGCTGGAGCTGCGCGAGCGGCAGGAGGAGCAGCGGCGGGCCGAGAG GGCgcggcgggtggcggcggcgctggcagcgctcccggcgcagATGGCGGCctggcggcagcggcgggaggaggcggcggcgcggcagcgggggggggcgcgggggggggcggcggccggggggggcccccgggcccgggcgctgcaggaggagcaggagcggcagcggcggcgccaggacaagcggcagcggcggcagcggcggcaggaggaggcCCGGCAGGCCCTGGCAGCCGCCCGCgaggccgccgcccccgcgcccccccccgtggccccctga
- the RAD23A gene encoding UV excision repair protein RAD23 homolog A — translation MAVTITLKTLQQQTFKIRMEPDETVRVLKEKIEAEKGSDAFPVAGQKLIYAGKILSDDVPIRDYRIDEKNFVVVMVTKAKSALGPAAAAPPEAPEPAPAPGPPPAAADAAPPLPPPPAAPSEEQPPQDPPPVAPAEPAAGSVPPPGSAGRSADAASTLVTGSEYETMLTEIMSMGYERERVVAALRASYNNPHRAVEYLLTGIPGSPEPERAPVQESHPPEQPPPEGENPLEFLREQPQFQNMRQVIQQNPALLPALLQQLGQENPQLLQQISQHQEQFIQMLNEPLGELGDLEGEMGAIGDESPQMNYIQVTPQEKEAIERLKALGFPESLVIQAYFACEKNENLAANFLLSQNFDDD, via the exons atgGCGGTGACCATCACCCTCAAGACGCTGCAGCAGCAGACCTTCAAGATCCGCATGGAGCCCGACGAGACG gTGCGGGTGCTGAAGGAGAAGATCGAGGCGGAGAAGGGCAGCGACGCCTTCCCCGTGGCCGGCCAGAAGCTCATCTACGCCGGCAAGATCCTGAGCGACGACGTGCCCATCCGCGACTACCGCATCGACGAGAAGAACTTCGTCGTCGTCATGGTGACCAAg gccAAGTCGGcgctgggccccgccgccgctgccccccccgagGCCCCggagcccgccccggcccccgggccccccccggccgccgctgacgccgcccccccgctgccgccgccgcccgccgcccccagcgaggagcagccgccccaggaccccccccccgtcGCCCCCGCCGAGCCGGCAGCCGG CTCTGTTCCCCCCCCAGGTAGCGCGGGGCGCTCGGCCGACGCCGCCTCCACCCTCG TGACGGGCTCGGAGTACGAGACGATGCTGACGGAGATCATGTCGATGGGCTACGAGCGGGAGCGGGTGGTGGCCGCCCTGCGCGCCAGCTACAACAACCCCCACCGCGCCGTCGAGTACCTGCTCACg ggcatcCCCGGCAGCCCCGAGCCCGAGCGGGCGCCCGTGCAGGAGAGCCACCCCCCGGAGCAGCCGCCGCCCGAAG GGGAGAACCCGCTGGAGTTCCTGCGGGAGCAGCCGCAGTTCCAGAACATGCGGCAGGTGATCCAGCAGAACCCGGCGCTGCTGCCcgccctgctgcagcagctgggccaGGAGAACCCCCAGCTGCTCCAG CAAATcagccagcaccaggagcagTTCATCCAGATGCTGAACGAGCCGCTGGGCGAGCTGGGCGACCTCGAGGGCGAGATGGGCGCCATCGGCGACGAGTCGCCCCAGATGAACTACATCCAGGTGACGCCTCAGGAAAAAGAAGCCATAGAAAGG TTGAAGGCGCTGGGCTTCCCCGAGAGCCTGGTCATCCAGGCCTACTTCGCCTGCGAGAAGAACGAGAACCTGGCGGCCAACTTCCTCCTGAGCCAGAACTTCGACGACGACTga
- the CALR gene encoding calreticulin, with amino-acid sequence MRPLGLPLLLSALLGLVAAGPTQYFREEFGDGDAWSSRWVESKHKPDYGKFVLTAGKFYGDADKDKGIQTSQDARFYALSARFEPFSNRGRTLVLQFSVKHEQNIDCGGGYVKLFPAALDQHDMHGDSEYNIMFGPDICGPGTKKVHVILNYKGKNVLINKDIRCKDDEFTHLYTLVLRPDNTYEVKIDNGRVEGGSLEDDWDLLPPKKIKDPQAKKPDDWDERAKIDDPEDTKPEDWDKPEHIPDPDAKKPEDWDEEMDGEWEPPVIQNPEYKGEWRPQQIDNPAYKGKWVHPEIDNPEYTPDPALHAYDSFGVLGLDLWQVKSGTIFDNFLITDDEKFAEEFGNETWGATKEAERKMKEQQDEEQRKKQEEEEKQRKEEEGDEEAEGDEEEDEEEDEEREEEEEAAAGGGPKDEL; translated from the exons acgcCTGGAGCAGCCGGTGGGTCGAGTCCAAGCACAAGCCCGACTACGGCAAGTTCGTGCTCACGGCCGGCAAGTTCTACGGCGACGCCGACAAAGATAAAG GCATCCAGACGAGCCAGGACGCCCGCTTCTACGCGCTGTCGGCGCGCTTCGAGCCCTTCAGCAACCGCGGGCGCACGCTGGTGCTGCAGTTCAGCGTCAAGCACGAGCAGAACATCGACTGCGGCGGCGGCTACGTGAAGCTCTTCCCCGCCGCCCTCGACCAGCACGACATGCACGGCGACTCCGAGTACAACATCATGTTCG gCCCCGACATCTGCGGCCCCGGCACCAAGAAGGTGCACGTCATCCTCAACTACAAGGGCAAGAACGTGCTCATCAACAAGGACATCCGCTGCAAG gaCGACGAGTTCACCCACCTGTACACGCTGGTGCTGCGGCCCGACAACACGTACGAGGTGAAGATCGACAACGGGCGGGTGGAGGGCGGCAGCCTGGAGGACGACTGGGACCTGCTGCCCCCCAAGAAGATCAAGGACCCCCAGGCCAAGAAGCCCGACGACTGGGACGAGCGGGCCAAGATCGACGACCCCGAGGACACCAAGCCCgag gactGGGACAAGCCCGAGCACATCCCGGACCCCGACGCCAAGAAGCCGGAGGACTGGGACGAGGAGATGGACGGCGAGTGGGAGCCGCCGGTGATCCAGAACCCCGAGTACAAG ggcGAGTGGCGGCCGCAGCAGATCGACAACCCGGCCTACAAGGGCAAGTGGGTGCACCCCGAGATCGACAACCCCGAGTACACGCCGGACCCCGCGCTGCACGCCTACGACAGCTTCGGCGTCCTCGGCCTCGACCTCTGGcag GTGAAGTCGGGCACCATCTTTGACAACTTCCTCATCACCGACGACGAGAAGTTCGCGGAGGAGTTCGGCAACGAGACCTGGGGGGCCACCAag gaggcggagaggaagatgaaggagcagcaggacgaggagcagcggaagaagcaggaggaggaggagaagcagcgcaaggaggaggagggcgacGAGGAGGCCGAGGGCGACGAGGaagaggacgaggaggaggacgaagagcgggaggaggaggaggaggcggcggcgggggggggccccaaGGACGAGCTGTga